CGGCGGCTAAACCGCCAAAGCCTGAGCCCACCACAATCGCCCGAGGCCGGGAATCCGAAGTGGTGTCAAGCATGTGCGGCCCCTTGTGTGTCTAACTTGTTTGACGCTACCAGCTTGGTTTGTTGTGGGCAACGCGATGCGCAGCCGCAGGGGACGCTGGATTGGGGACACAGACTGTATTGCTCACGCTGGGCCGGCTTCCCAAGGGCCTGGACATCGCCCGCAGCTTTCATGCAGCCGGTTGGCGGGTGCTGGTGGCCGAGCCATTCGGTTGGCATTTGTGTGGTCTGTCGCGGTCGGTGGCCAAGACCTATCGTGTGCCGGCGCCGAACACCGATCAACGGGCCTACCTTGAGGCCCTTTTGGCGTTGATTGCGCGCGAGCACGTTTCCCTTGTCGTGCCGATATCGGAAGAGACGATGCACGTCGCCGCTCTGGCCGACCGCCTTCCTGATGGCGTCAGAGTGTTTTCATCCCACCAGCACGACATCTTGCGACTGCACGACAAACTTCGGTTCGCGCACTGGCTAGCTGGGGAGGGACATACTGCGCCGAGGACCGCCGCGCTGGACTCGGACGTAGCGCAAGCGATCGCGTCTGCCGGACCCGTGGTGGTCAAAGACCGCTGGGGGGCGTCGGGATCGCATGTGACGTTCATGCACCAAGGCGAGCCGCTTCCGACCCATGACAACGCCCTAGTCCAGGAGCGACTGACGGGGGACGAAGTCAGCAGTTTTTCGATCGTTCACAACGGCAAGGTGTCTGTGACCGTCGTCTATCGCCCGGTCATCCGCGATGGGACGGTTTCGACCGTGTTTGAGCGCATCGAGGCGTCGGCTGTTGAGGCTTATGTGGCCGAGATCGCTGCATGCAGCGGACATACAGGTTTTCTATCGTTCGACATGATGGTCGATCGGGATCAAGTCACCGCCTTTGAGTGCAATCCGCGCGCCAACAGCGGGATTCATTTCCTAGAGACGGCGGATATCGCGCGGGCGATTTTGGAACCCAGGTTCGTGCCGCGTTTCAACCACCGCAAGCGCATGCAGCAGGCCTATCCAACGCTGACTCTGCTTTGGGGCGTGATTGGCAACTGGCCGCGCTATCGCCAGATCGGCAAGGCGCTACTGACCAGCCGCGATGTCACATGGCGCTGGCGCGATCCTTTGCCGTTTGCCTTGATGACGCCAGCCACGTGGCCCTTGCTGCGTCAGGCGATCTTCGAAAGGCGCTCGCTTGGCGAGGCTGCGATCCACGACATCGGCTGGTTCGGTCCGCAACGGCGTTGACCCAAGGTGATAGGGACAAGTGTCAACTTTGCATGACGCTTCGGCACTGTTAGGACTTGAAAACCTGAATTCTGTGATTGGCTGCCTCCTGTGTCTACGCGTGTGAACTTCCCCTTTTCCGCCATCGTTGGGCAGGAGGCGATGAAGCGCGCGCTTCTGATCTCTGCTGTCGATCCGACCATTGGCGGTGTGCTGGTTTTTGGCGACCGTGGCACCGGCAAATCGACTGCCGTTCGGGCGCTCGCACAGCTTCTGCCGAAGATGAAGGTGGTGGCTGGATCAGCCTATAATATCGACCCGGCCAATGTGGATGATCCCGACGTCAAAACCCGGCAAGTGCCGGTGCCGGTGGTCGATCTGCCGCTGGGCGCTACGGAAGACAGGGTCGTCGGCGCGCTCGATATCGAGAAAGCGTTGACGCAAGGCGAGCGAGCCTTCCAACCGGGGCTTCTGGCGCAGGCCAACCGCGGCTTTCTCTACATCGACGAGATCAATCTGCTGGAAGACCATTTGGTCGATCTGCTGCTCGATGTGGCAGCGTCTGGCGAAAATGTCGTGGAGCGCGAAGGGCTTTCGATCCGCCACCCAGCGCGTTTCGTGCTGATCGGATCGGGCAACCCGGAAGAGGGCGAACTGCGGCCCCAGCTCTTGGATCGCTTTGGGCTGTCGGTGGATGTGTCGACGCCCGAAGACATCAAGCAGCGGATTGAGGTTGTGCGTCGGCGCGATGCGTTCGACCGTGACCCGCAGGCGTTTGTTGCCAAATGGAAACGCAAGGATGGCGCCGTCCGCCGCGAGATTGTCGGTGCGCGTGACCGCTTGGACGGCGTTTCGGTTTCTGACGAGATTCTTGGGCAGGCGGCCGAGCTTTGCATGGCACTTGGGACGGACGGACTGCGTGGTGAACTGACCCTTATGCGAGCCGCGCGTGCTCACGCGGCACTTGAAGGACAGGATGAGGTGACCAAGGATGCTCTGCGCCTGGTCGCGCCGATGGTGCTTAGCCATCGGCTCCGGCGAAACCCGCTGGACGATTCACGCGCATCGACACGCGTTGAGCGCGCCCTGGACGAGTTGATGGCGTGACCGAGCTCTCCTCCATCGAGGATGATCCGTCGCCCCATGCCAAGGCGCAGGTCTGGGCCGATGGGCTCACCGCTTCGGCGTTGGTCGCGCTGGATCCGGTCACCTTTGGCGGCCTTCACGTTCGAGCCCACGCCGGACCGGTGCGCGATGCTTTGATCGCGGCGCTTCGTGGGTTCTTGCTGCCGTCTATGCCGTTTCGCAAATTACCGAGCCACATAGCGGACGAACGTCTTTTGGGCGGCCTCGATATGGCTGCGACCCTGAAGGCTGGAAAACCAGTTACCCAGCGCGGACTGCTTTCGGAGGCTGATGGCGGTCTCGTCCTGGTGCCCATGGCCGAGCGGATGGAAGCGCTCACGGCCTCGCGGCTGACGGCTGTTCTCGACACCGGCGAGGTTGCCTTGGAGCGCGATGGCATCACGGCTCAGCTTCCAGCAAAGCTTGGCGTGATCGCGCTTGATGAGGGGTTGGGCGAGGAGTATTTGTCCCACGCACTTGCCGACCGTTTGGCCTTCCATGCCGATCTCACCCACCTTTCGATCCGCGATATCATCGAGCCCCCCATCGACGCTGGTCACGTCGCGGCTGCACGCAGTCGGTTTGAGGGGGTGTCGGCAGAAGACCGATTGTTTGAGGTGATCACCGCGTTGGCGACAACATTTGGCGTTTCGTCGGTGCGGGCCATCCTGTTTGCGATTCGAGCCGCCCGAGGCTTGGCGGCTTTGGACGAGCGCGACTCGGTTGAGGATCAGGACATCGAACTAGCGGCGCGCTTAGTGATCGCGCCGCGGGCGACGCGCGTGCCGACGCAAGAGCAGCAACCCGACGAGATTCCACCAGACGAGGAGTTCGATGAACCGCCCGAAGAACCGGAGGAACCAGCCGAGCAGGAGGAGCAGGCACTGCCCGATGGTCCCCTAGATGATCAGGTGCTTGACGCCATCGAAGCCGCGATCCCAGCGCACCTTCTGGAGCAGCTCAAACTCGGCGCGGCGATGGCCAAGTCCAATGCACAAAGTGCTGGCAGCAAGGGCGCGCTGCAGC
The DNA window shown above is from Hyphomicrobiales bacterium and carries:
- a CDS encoding ATP-grasp domain-containing protein; this encodes MGTQTVLLTLGRLPKGLDIARSFHAAGWRVLVAEPFGWHLCGLSRSVAKTYRVPAPNTDQRAYLEALLALIAREHVSLVVPISEETMHVAALADRLPDGVRVFSSHQHDILRLHDKLRFAHWLAGEGHTAPRTAALDSDVAQAIASAGPVVVKDRWGASGSHVTFMHQGEPLPTHDNALVQERLTGDEVSSFSIVHNGKVSVTVVYRPVIRDGTVSTVFERIEASAVEAYVAEIAACSGHTGFLSFDMMVDRDQVTAFECNPRANSGIHFLETADIARAILEPRFVPRFNHRKRMQQAYPTLTLLWGVIGNWPRYRQIGKALLTSRDVTWRWRDPLPFALMTPATWPLLRQAIFERRSLGEAAIHDIGWFGPQRR
- a CDS encoding magnesium chelatase subunit D — translated: MEDDPSPHAKAQVWADGLTASALVALDPVTFGGLHVRAHAGPVRDALIAALRGFLLPSMPFRKLPSHIADERLLGGLDMAATLKAGKPVTQRGLLSEADGGLVLVPMAERMEALTASRLTAVLDTGEVALERDGITAQLPAKLGVIALDEGLGEEYLSHALADRLAFHADLTHLSIRDIIEPPIDAGHVAAARSRFEGVSAEDRLFEVITALATTFGVSSVRAILFAIRAARGLAALDERDSVEDQDIELAARLVIAPRATRVPTQEQQPDEIPPDEEFDEPPEEPEEPAEQEEQALPDGPLDDQVLDAIEAAIPAHLLEQLKLGAAMAKSNAQSAGSKGALQQALMRGRPIGSRRGRLDGRSKLHVVDTLRAAAPWQTLRRQSGTMSSRISVSGDDIRVRRFKQNEESVTIFLVDASGSAALHRLAEVKGAVEMMLADSYARRDYVALIVFRGERAEMVLPPTRSLVRAKRCLAGVPGGGGTPLAAGLDAGLEVALECQRIGRSPRLVVMSDAQANVGHDPTSGRAGAHADALRSAQRIAAHRIAGLFIDTSPQRGGKRRQSPTPSKALEIANAMHAIHLALPHPNAAGLKDLVDGGLPTLRAG
- the bchI gene encoding magnesium chelatase ATPase subunit I, with the translated sequence MKRALLISAVDPTIGGVLVFGDRGTGKSTAVRALAQLLPKMKVVAGSAYNIDPANVDDPDVKTRQVPVPVVDLPLGATEDRVVGALDIEKALTQGERAFQPGLLAQANRGFLYIDEINLLEDHLVDLLLDVAASGENVVEREGLSIRHPARFVLIGSGNPEEGELRPQLLDRFGLSVDVSTPEDIKQRIEVVRRRDAFDRDPQAFVAKWKRKDGAVRREIVGARDRLDGVSVSDEILGQAAELCMALGTDGLRGELTLMRAARAHAALEGQDEVTKDALRLVAPMVLSHRLRRNPLDDSRASTRVERALDELMA